The Alkalinema sp. FACHB-956 sequence GATTTACGTAGGAGCCCAGATAGAATAGGGCAAACTTCATACCGGAATATTCTGTCTGATACCCAGCGACCAATTCTTCTTCTGCTTCCGGCAGGTCAAAGGGCGTCCGTTCACATTCTGCCAACGCTGCAATCCAGAAGATGATGAACCCCACAGGTTGCCGCCAAATATTCCATCCCAACAGACCATAGCCCGACTGCTGCTGCACGATATCGATCGTGCTGAGCGAGTTGGACATCATCACGATCGCCAAGACTGACAAAGCTAGCGGAATTTCGTAGGCCAGTGATTGAGCCGCGGCCCGCAATCCCCCCAAGAGCGAATACTTATTGTTGGAGGCATAACCTGCCATCAACAGGCCGATCGGCACAATGCTGGAAAAGGCAATCCAAAGGAACACCCCCATCGTCACATTGGTGATTACCAAGTTCTGTCCGAAGGGCACAATTAAATAGGATAAAAACACCGGGATCACCACAATCATGGGCCCCAAGGTGAATAGCAAGCGATCGGATTTGGCCGGAATGACATCTTCCTTAAAGATCAGCTTCAAGCCATCCGCAAGGGGGGCAAGAATCCCCAAGGGGCCAATAAACTCTGGGCCAATCCGTTGCTGAGCTGCCGCCGAAATTTTTCGTTCCAGCCAAACCGCCACCAAGACGGCCACCGTTGAGGCAACCAGCATAATTAACATAGGTAGGGGCATCCACAGCGCCTTGGCAGCACCTGCTGGAATCCCCAAACCCCGAAGCGATTCAATAAACGTTCCTTGAAGATCAATTCCTGGGTTCATTGCTTCCCACTGGCATCATCATCAGTCCGTACCACGGGTTTATCTGATTAACTCGATTGGTCAATGGCGATCGCTCAAGCTAGGTCGATAAACTCCCCTGACCAGTATATCTTCCTATCGTGGTCTGAATTGCGACCTATGCAAAGGATTTGTCCTTAGATGAGGATTGGGAAAATACTTTGGTTCCTGAATCCATTGAGAGTCCAAGCCGGTTTCCTATCACAAACAAAAATAAACCCCCAGATTTTGTCTGAGGGCTGGAGTTCCTGAAAATCGTCACACCTTCATCCTGGCAAGTTTTTCTTTTTTCGTGAAGAGGGGCGAGACCCATCACGACGGTTTTAAAACCTTAGGTTTATCGGTGCTCGATCGGAACGTAGGGCGCACTGTGAAGCCCCGTATAGATCTGAGTTGGACGGAAAATGCGGTTTTCCGCCAGTTGTTCCTTCCAGTGAGCCAACCATCCAGCAGTCCGGGAAATGGCAAATACGGGCGTAAACAAATCCGTAGGAATACCGAGTTTTCGGTAAACCAAGCCAGAGTAAAAGTCTACGTTGGGATAAATGCCTCGGTGTCCCAGTTTTTCTGCAACAACCTGCTCCATTTCAACCGCAATATCGTAGTACTTATCTTGGCCAAACTTAGCAAATAGCTGTTCGGCCAACTCCTGCAAAATATTGGCCCTCGGATCCTTTACTTTGTAAACCCGATGACCGAAGCCCATGATCTTCTTCTTATGTTCCAGGCAATGATCCAAGTAAGGACGTACATTTTCAACGGATCCGATTTCTTCTAGCATGAGAATCACTTCTTCCGCCGCTCCACCGTGCAGAGGGCCTGCCAGCGTTCCCACCGCCGAGGCAATGACTGCATAGGGATCCGTCAGTGTGGAAGCGGTCACCATCGCAGAAAAGGTGGAAGCATTAATCGTGTGTTCTGCGTGTAAGGTCAAGCAAACATCAAAAATATGAGCTGCTAAAGGATCTGGCTCTTGCTCATTCAACATGTAGAGAAAATTCGCAGCATAGCCCAAATCATCCCGAGGTTGCACTGGATCGTTCCCCTTCCGCATGAGTTGGAATGCCGCCACCATCGTGGGAACTTTAGCGAGTAGCCGCACGACCGCTGCTCGAACATAGGTCGGATCATCTAACGCTCGACGGGAGTAAAACAGACCCAGGGCTGCAGCACAGGCCTGGAGGGCATCCATGGGGTGGCCACTTTCCGGGAAACATTTCATCATGTCCCGAATGCGGTATTTCAACCGTCGATGGTAGCGAATTTCAGTCTCAAAGGCCCCGAGATCCTCTGCACTGGGCAACTCGTTCCAAATTAAGAGGTAGGCTGTCTCTAAAAAGGTACTTTTCTCAGCAAGTTCCTGAATAGGGATGCCCCGATACTCCAGAATTCCCTTTTGCCCATCAACAAAACTGATACTGGATTGGGTTGCGGGAACGCCTTCTAAACCAGCGCGGTATTCGCAAACTGTCATGGGGACACCGTCTTACTGCAATATTTCAACTATATGCAGTTAAATTATCAGATTTTACCGGAGGATGGGGGGAGACTCTCGGAGAAAGAAGCGTGGTGATGTCAGGAGATGGGATATAGAGTTTATTGCCAAAAAGCACATCTTATTACCAAAAAGCACATCCCTGCGATCGCCTTCCTTCTCTCCCTCACCTAAGAAATCCTCGATCGGGCGCTGGTTACAAAGGTTCATAATCACCAGTAGTTCATAATCACCGCCAGTTCACAGTTGTCACCAATCCACAATCGCCACATACCATACTTGGATTGAGATTAGTGGCTCAAACTTCAAAAAATGATAAAAAATTTGCCGTTTTTTGTAAAAGGCAATATTATGAAGTTATAAAGATTGACAATTCCCTTCAATTATCAATTGAACACATTCGGTTGAATTGATTCAGTTGAACAAATTCAGTTGAACAAACCTAGTCGTCAGAAGCAGTCCTACAGGTCAGTCCTGTGTCATCTGGGCTACCGCAGTCTGGGCTGAACCAGCATATATGTATGTGCAATGGCGACTTTTGTCCTTTCTCATTAAGGAGCTATATGCCTCAGAGACATTCCTATCGTCGGTCTCACCAAGCTAGTCAAGAATCCAATCATTCCTTTGCCCACGGAGAATCCCGCCCTGATAAAAGTTGGGCCGCCTCGCAGCGTAGAGGGCATCGTCCCCCCCAAAAGAGTTTGACACAGTTAATTGAACAAGACGCGCCTCTTGGCGATCACAACCATCTAGTGCTAATGTACGGCCCATTTCAAGCAGAGTGGGTGCCCGAAATTGGGCAAGGGGTTGCAACCTGGTTAAAAGATTGTATCCATAAGCATGGCATTCCCAGTCTCGTTCGATTCGACTATCGCCGCAGGGCACAAGTGTTTCGCCGTGACCAGTTTCAACCTTGGTTTGACCAGTTAATGGAGGCTTCCTAGGTCGCCTTACCGGAATCAGTGGCTTAACCGGAAGATTCCTACAAAATTGACTTTCCAATGGCAGGATTCAGCGCAGGATTTAAGAAGTCGTTTCGACTGCCCAATTTTCTCAGTTTGTGAGGGCACGACAGCATCACGACCTCAGTCGGTTGAAGAACAGTAGGTTAAAAAACAGTAGGTCGCAAAACGTTAGGCCGCAAAGCATTCAGTCAAGCAGCCTAAATTGAGTGCACAAGTTGAGTGCACAAGCTAGTTTTCTATCCCAGTTGTTTTTTGTTCTGCACAGTACCATTGCTAACTGCAACCCAAACTGAGGGTATCTAGTCGTGTTTTGCAGTGGTTCATGCAAGAACTGGGTGAGTTGTCAAATTCCAATTTGTTGGGGTGTTAAAGGGTTAGAGCCATTGTCTCTAGCCCTTTGGTGTATCTAGTGGAACCACCATAGACATGAACTGTGATCTTCTTCTTCAGGGTGGGCGAGTTTTAGTGACGCCCGATCGCTGGATTTCGGCTGATATTGCAATTTCCCAGGGACAAATTGTTGCGATCGTCCCCAATGTTTCAACGACTTCCGAGTCAGCAATTCCTGACACGATCGCATCAAGTGCATCAAGTCCATCAAGTCCAACAGTTGCATCAAATTCTGAGGTCGATGGCACTGGAGCGGGGATAGCAGCCCAGCAGATTTTAGATGTGACAGGTAAACTCATCAGTCCTCCATTTGTGGAATCCCATATTCATCTGGACTCTGCATTAACCGCAGGAGAACCCAGGTGGAATCAAAGTGGCACGCTGTTTGAAGGAATTGAAATTTGGCGCGATCGTAAACGCAATCTATCCCTAGAGGATGTTAAACAGCGGGCGATCGCGACCCTCAAGCAACAGGCAATGCAGGGCGTTCTCTTTGTGCGCAGCCATGCTGATGTCAGTGAACCGAGTCTAACGGCTCTCCAAGCCCTTCTCGAAGTTCGTGAGGCAGTCAAAGATTGGATGACCTTGCAAGTTGTAGCCTTTCCCCAAGATGGGATTTATGGCAGTCCTGGGAATGAAGCTTTGCTGGAAGAAGCGCTGAAGCAGGGGGCCGATGGCGTAGGGGGCATTCCCCACTACGAGTTGACGCGGGAAGATGGCGTGCGATCGATCCAGCGGATTTTTGAACTTGCTGAGCAGTACGATCGCTGGATTGATATTCACTGCGATGAGATTGACGATGACCAATCCCGCTTCCTAGAAGTGGTGTCTGCCTGTGCATTGCGGCGAGAGATGGGCGATCGCGTGGCAGCGAGTCACACCACCGCCTTTGGTTCCTATAACAACGCCTACGCCTTTAAACTGCTGGGCTTTTTGCAGCGATCACGGATTAATTTCATTGCTAATCCGTTGATTAACATTACATTGCAAGGACGTACAGATAGCTATCCCAAACGGCGCGGTGTGACCCGAGTCAAGGAGCTATGGCAAGCGGGTTTAAATGTCAGTCTGGGGCACGATTGCGTGCAAGATCCTTGGTATTCCCTAGGAACGGGCAATATGTTGGATGTAGCGATGATGGCCATTCATGTCTGCCAAATGACAGGCACAGCGGAAATCGATGCCTGTTACAACATGGTGACTTGGAATGGGGCAAAAACCTTGGGCGTCGCGGATCAGTACGGGATTGCCATCGGTCAGCCTGCCAATTTACTGGTGCTGGATGCTGGCGATCGCTACGATGCTTTGCGGCGTCGAGCCACGGTTCAAACCGTGATTTCCCAAGGCCGAATTCTCGCGGAAACCCCTCCTAGTCATCCCGTATGGCGAGGCCAGAACTGAGGCCGTCACGAAAGAATCTAGGCAGCGACTAAAGAATCTGGTACAACGGACAAGACTCCCGTGAATCTCCACATGAGCTGCACGGAAGAATTTCATTGTTCAGGA is a genomic window containing:
- the codA gene encoding cytosine deaminase, whose product is MNCDLLLQGGRVLVTPDRWISADIAISQGQIVAIVPNVSTTSESAIPDTIASSASSPSSPTVASNSEVDGTGAGIAAQQILDVTGKLISPPFVESHIHLDSALTAGEPRWNQSGTLFEGIEIWRDRKRNLSLEDVKQRAIATLKQQAMQGVLFVRSHADVSEPSLTALQALLEVREAVKDWMTLQVVAFPQDGIYGSPGNEALLEEALKQGADGVGGIPHYELTREDGVRSIQRIFELAEQYDRWIDIHCDEIDDDQSRFLEVVSACALRREMGDRVAASHTTAFGSYNNAYAFKLLGFLQRSRINFIANPLINITLQGRTDSYPKRRGVTRVKELWQAGLNVSLGHDCVQDPWYSLGTGNMLDVAMMAIHVCQMTGTAEIDACYNMVTWNGAKTLGVADQYGIAIGQPANLLVLDAGDRYDALRRRATVQTVISQGRILAETPPSHPVWRGQN
- the nuoH gene encoding NADH-quinone oxidoreductase subunit NuoH, whose amino-acid sequence is MNPGIDLQGTFIESLRGLGIPAGAAKALWMPLPMLIMLVASTVAVLVAVWLERKISAAAQQRIGPEFIGPLGILAPLADGLKLIFKEDVIPAKSDRLLFTLGPMIVVIPVFLSYLIVPFGQNLVITNVTMGVFLWIAFSSIVPIGLLMAGYASNNKYSLLGGLRAAAQSLAYEIPLALSVLAIVMMSNSLSTIDIVQQQSGYGLLGWNIWRQPVGFIIFWIAALAECERTPFDLPEAEEELVAGYQTEYSGMKFALFYLGSYVNLTLSALLVAILYLGGWESPVPVSWLANLVGVSETTPWLQVITASLGIVMTLVKAYALVFLAVLMRWTVPRVRIDQLLDLGWKFLLPISLVNLLVTAGLKLAFPVAFGG
- a CDS encoding citrate synthase encodes the protein MTVCEYRAGLEGVPATQSSISFVDGQKGILEYRGIPIQELAEKSTFLETAYLLIWNELPSAEDLGAFETEIRYHRRLKYRIRDMMKCFPESGHPMDALQACAAALGLFYSRRALDDPTYVRAAVVRLLAKVPTMVAAFQLMRKGNDPVQPRDDLGYAANFLYMLNEQEPDPLAAHIFDVCLTLHAEHTINASTFSAMVTASTLTDPYAVIASAVGTLAGPLHGGAAEEVILMLEEIGSVENVRPYLDHCLEHKKKIMGFGHRVYKVKDPRANILQELAEQLFAKFGQDKYYDIAVEMEQVVAEKLGHRGIYPNVDFYSGLVYRKLGIPTDLFTPVFAISRTAGWLAHWKEQLAENRIFRPTQIYTGLHSAPYVPIEHR